CAGGAACGAGCGCATGAACAAAGGCATGAAGGCCCGCCCGTAGGTATCCACCAGCCCCACCAGCAAGGCGCCCACCAGCGCCCCGCGCACCGAGCCGATGCCGCCGATGATGATCACCACAAAGGTGAGAATCAGGATCTTCTCTCCCATGCCCACCTCGATGGCCAGCATGGGACCGGCCATGGCTCCGGCCAGCCCGGCCAGCATGGCCCCAATGCCGAAGACGATGGTGAACAGCCGGTCGATATCCACCCCCAGGGCGCCGACCATTTCCCGGTGGGTGGCCCCGGCGCGGATCAGCATGCCCAGTTTGGTATTGACGATCAGATGGCGCAGCCCCAGCCCGACCAACAGCCCCACCACGATGATGAACAATCGATAGGCCGGATAGGGGGTGCCGGGAATGACTTCCAAGGTACCCGACAGGGCATCGGGCACGGACAGGAACAGGGCCTGCGGGCCCCAGAGGATCTTGGTCAGTTCGTTGAAGGTCAGAATCACCCCGAAAGTGGCCAGCACCTGATCGAGATGATCGCGGTTATACAATCGTCGCAGGGCGACCAGTTCGATCACCATGCCCACCACGCCCGCCGCCACCAGGGCCGCCAGCACCCCGAACAGGAAATTGCCGGTGGCCATGGTCACCGTGGCCGCCACATAGGCGCCGACCATGTAAAGGGTGCCATGGGCCAGATTGATCAGGTGCATGATCCCGAACACCAAGGTCAACCCGGCGGCCATCAGGAACAGCATGACCCCCTGCTGTAGGCCGTTCAGCGTTTGCTCTAGAAACAAGGCGAGGGTCATGAGTGGGTCCGGTCAAAGTACGAGGCAAGCATTTTTACTGGTATTTCTTATTCGTTTTTTCCCTCGGAAGGCCCGCCAAGGTTGAGACGCCCTTGGGCAGGCGCTTCCGGTTCCCTAATCATGAGCAATGGCTTGCCAACAGTTCCACTCAATCCAATCAATTTTGCGTCGAAAGTTTCGAGAGCATCGGCACCGAGATGGATCGCTGTTGCTACGTGAATAGCGTCCTTGGGCCTGATATTGTTGTCCCAGACGAGAATTTGGGCTGCTTCTGCGATCTTTCGGGTGACGTTGTAAACGCGGATATGGCTACGGCGGAAAAACTTCTGGACCAATTCAGCTTTATCTTTCGGTAGCCGAGGCCCTCCACGCAACCATAGAACCTCTGTGATCGTTAGCGCCGAAGTAACAATAAGAACTTCGCCACGCTCTGCCCTCTGCAAGACACCGTCGCATTTTTCGGCTTTGCCTTGCTCGGCTTGGAAATGGCCAAGGAAGCAATCACTATCCCAGTACATTTTTTCAACAGTCATACGTTTGCCATGATCCCGCGAACGTCATCCGCAGTTGGCAATTCATCGTCTTCGGGTAATACCTCAATGATCTGGGCTTCGATGCTGATGGGCGTCCCATCGCGGCGATAATGAATGCGTCCTTCAATTTCAACTCGGCGCCGAAAACTGGTCAGCACCATTTCGATCAGCTTTTCCGGGACAACACAGTTGATCGCACGGGGATACAAGAAATCTTTGATCCGGATCTTCAAGGATCCTGCTGAATCCATGATTGCTTCCAGACGCCCCTCAATGGTCCCGAAATCATAATAATCGCTCTGCCAATCCTCTTTGACGACTCTAGCTATTCCGGTGCCGATACTGATCGGCTTTCTTTCAACCCACAGATTCACCCCCCTACCATTTTCATGTCTGCTTGCGAGTTCAGACAAGTTCTTTAGATGGCCTAAAGCCTTCTCGGACAAAGCAGCCTCTTTAATGTTGCCTTTCGCGAGGGCAGTTGGGCCGAAGGCAGCTTTTTTGTAGATCATGGCCAATCGTGAATGTGGGGCGGATGCATTGGGTTCCACGCCCACCAGGGCACTTCCCTCTCGAACTCGAACGGTCCAGTGAATATCTGACCCGTCGCCTCTCTGGGAATCCGTAATTTCCCCTACGTAACCTAAGAAATTCCGTACCGCCGCAACGAAATCCTCTGGAGACAAGTCATCCCCAAGGTCAATGGCAAGGTCTGTAGGAATCTGCTCTGGTTTAGCCATTTCGTCATCGTCCTCTCTGACGTGATTCTACGCCAGCGGCTGCTCTCTGTACAACAATCTCTATAAGCGTCCAGCCCTGTGATAGGCCGGGAAACGGATGCTCCCCGGCCTCTCAAGACGGGGCGTTCAGGTTACATCTTGCACTGCGCGGCATAGGCGTCGGCGTGGCCGGTAAAGACCTTGCCGACGGTCTTGTTGGTGACGCCTTCACCGGCGGCCACCACTTCGCGTACATAGATGTCCTGGACCGGATGATTGTTGGACCCGAACTTGAAGGATCCGCGGATCGACGTGAACGGCGCGGCCTTGATGGCGGCGCGGAAGGCTTCGGTGTCAGAGACCTTGCCGCCGACCTTGGCGATGGCGCCATCAAGCAGCAGGGCGGCGTCATAGCCTTGCGAGGCATAGAGCGACGGAGTGCGGCCATAGGCTTCCTTGAAGGCGGCGACGAAGGCCTTGTTGGCGGCGTTGTCCAGGTCGTGGGTGTACTGGGAGCTGTTCATGACGCCCACCGCCGCCTTGCCGACGGCCTTGAGGATGCCCTCGTCAAAGGAGAAGGCCGGGCCAAACAGCGGCGTGGTCTTGGTCAGGCCCGCCTGGGCATATTGCTTGACGAAGTTGATACCCATGCCGCCGGGCAGGAAGAAGAACACCGCGTCGGGCTTGGCGGCGCGCAGATTGGCGATTTCCGCGGCGTAGTCCACCTGGCCCAGCTTGGTATAGACCTCGGCGGCCACGGTCCCCTTGAAGAAGCGCTTGAAGCCGGTCAGGGCATCCTTGCCCGCCGGATAGTTGGGGGCCAGCAGATAGACCTTCTTGAAGCCCTTGTCGGCGACGTATTGCCCCATGGCCTCGTGCAGATTGTCGTTCTGCCAGGCGACGTTGAAATAGTTCGGATGGCAGCCCTTGCCCGCCAGTGCCGAGGGTCCGGCATTGGGGCTGATATAGATCTTGCCCGCGCGGGTCACGGTGGGCACCACCGCCATGGCCAGGTTGGACCAGACAATGCCGGTGACCACGTCCACGTCGTCCTTTTTCAGCATGCGGGTGACGGCCTGTTTGGCGTTTTCCACCTTGCGGGCATCATCGACCACGGTCAGTTCGGTGGCCACGCCGCCCAACATGCCGCCCTTTTGCTTCAGCGCCAGCTCGAAGCCGTCGCGGATATCCACGCCGAGGCCGGCGCCGCCGCCGGACAGGGTGGTGATCATGCCGATTTTCACCGGATCGGCGGCTTGCGCGGGACTTTGGGCGGAAGCCAAAGCCAAGGCGGCGAGGGCGGTAGAGGCAGCAAGGGTGCGTAAAATGTTCATGGACGGTTGGTCTCCCCTAATGACGTGGACGTTTGCCGAGGACGCGAAATGCCGCCCCCGTTTGCTCGGAACCCTAGGCCAAGTGCCGGGTTGAGGCAACCGGCAACTGGATCTTTGCCCCGCTCACCGGCATGTGATTGGCACGGAGCATGGGACGGCGCTAGGCTGCCCTTGATGAAACACCTGATCTTCATCTTCTCCGCATGGTTCGTCGCCGCCTTTGCCCCCCTGGCGGTGGCGGACATGTCGGGAGCGCCCGTCAAGGGACCCACGGTGGTCGAGCTATTCACCTCCCAAGGCTGTTCCTCCTGTCCCCCGGCAGATGCCTTTATTGGTGAACTGGCCGACCGTCGTGATGTTCTGCCGCTTTCGTTCCATGTGGACTACTGGGATTACATCGGCTGGAAAGATCCTTTCGCCGATCCCGATCACACCCGTCGTCAGCGCACCTATGCCCACCGATTCCGCCAACGCTCGGTCTATACGCCGCAGGTGGTGGTTCATGGCACCTACGAAGGCGTCGGCTCGGACCGACGCTCGGTCAACCGACTGATCACCAAGGCCCGCAATCAAGGCCGGTCCATCGCCGTCAATCTCAATCGGGATGGGGACGGGCTGAAGGTTCACCTGCCGGAAACCCATCCGGGTGTGGAGGCCGAGGTTTTATTGGTTCTCTATGACAGCGAGCATGTGACGAAGGTACGCCGGGGCGAGAATCGGGGTGAGACCTTGATCAATCGCAACGTGGTGCGCTCCATGGTTTCCTTGGGCACCTGGGACGGCATGGAAACGGCGTTTCACGTGGACGCCAGCCGCTTGGACGCCGCTGGTGATGCTTGTGCCGTCTTGTTGCAGGAACCCCATGGCGGGGTTATCGTCGGCGCGGCCTGGACCAAAATGGCGCGCTGATCCTTTTTTTCCGATCAAAGACGATCACCGATAGAGGTTCAGGATCTTCTCGATGGTCCCGTCTGCCTTCATATCCGATATGGCGATCTCCAACCGTGCCCGCACCTCTTTGGGATCAAAACCCTTGAGCGCCAAGGGCACGCCAATGTGGTTGGTGTCGTGGGAGATGACTTTCTCCGCCGGAGTGAATTCGGCCGGATCGAGACCCGCCTGGGCCGCATGATACTTGAACGAGGCTCGGTCGCCGGAAAAGATCGCCGCGTCGAGACGGCCCAATTTGAGCATCATCAAGCGATTGCTGTGATGGGAGTCTTCGTAGAGATCGAGCTTCGAGCGGATCGTTTCAAAGTCGCCTGAATAGCGGCTGCCGCGGGGAATACCGATCACTTTGCCGACCAGGTCGTCGAATGCCTCGAACGCAAAGGGGTGCTCTCGAGGCTGCCATAACAGCACGTGGTCAATATACATAGGCTGCGTGAACAAGAAGGTTTCGCGGCGCTCATCGGTGACCGAAAAGGCCGTGATCACTCCACCACCTTGCCCCGATTCCGTCTGGGCACGCTTCCAGGGGAGGTTTATGACAATCGGGGTGTACCCGGCACGCTGAACCGCGTCGACGGCGATGTCGATGGCATAGCCTTTCGGCTGCCCCTCATCGTCCAGATAGTGTTTTGGAGGACCTTCCGCCTTGGCGTAAATGACCAGCTCGGCGGCCAGGGCGCCTTGCGCTGCCAGCACACTACCCGCCACCAATGCCAGACCCTGCACCATCCATTTGCGCAAAAACATGATGTGCTATGCCTACCCAACCGTATCCCGATGCGTTCTAAAATCGGGTGCCGATCATAGTCAAATTCAGTCCAAAGTTAAACCATGAACCTGCCCCGGTGCGGACCCGAAACTCAGGTACGTTTGCGGCATCGGGAGCACAAACGATTGCCCCACCCTTCGCTTTCGAATTCCTTGCCACAGGACAAGCACTGGCGCTTGGTCGGCTGGTCAGCGCGGGATCTCTCCCGGTTGTCGTGACGCGTCGGCTTGGATCGGGGGTTTTCGTCCGACGGGGCCCGATAAGGCAAGATTTCAATGGTCGATACGGACATGGTTTACGCCGTTTCATCTTCCGGAGACCCATCGGCTTCCGGTGCACTGGCCGCTTCGGCCGCTTCGGCCGCTGGCGCGTCGGGTGTCTCCGACCTTTGCTGTTTTTGGGCCAAGCGTTGGGCCTTCTTTTCCGCCTTTAAGCGGGTGCGCTCCGAGCGCTCAAATCCGTAATTTGGCTTCCTGGCCATAGGTACTCCTTTTAAGAAAGCGGTAGAGATCGTTACGGCAGCTCGCAGCGTTGCCGACGTTTGGTATAGGGGCGGTTGCAATCCCAATCATTGCCGAAATATCCCAAATGGGCGTTTTCCGGTAGATCGATGGCGCGACATTCTTTGTCCACCTTGCGATATCCGCGATTACACTTCCAACCATCCCCGGACTCCGATGAGTCCAGATAGCCGTTTTTCGGAACGTTCACGACAACGCAGGAATCGTCAGCGGACCGGAATCCACGATTGCACTTCCAGCCAGAGCCATAGCTTGACGCCACGAAATAGCCATTGGCGGGGACCGTGACTTGCGCACA
The sequence above is drawn from the Magnetospira sp. QH-2 genome and encodes:
- a CDS encoding branched-chain amino acid ABC transporter permease; protein product: MTLALFLEQTLNGLQQGVMLFLMAAGLTLVFGIMHLINLAHGTLYMVGAYVAATVTMATGNFLFGVLAALVAAGVVGMVIELVALRRLYNRDHLDQVLATFGVILTFNELTKILWGPQALFLSVPDALSGTLEVIPGTPYPAYRLFIIVVGLLVGLGLRHLIVNTKLGMLIRAGATHREMVGALGVDIDRLFTIVFGIGAMLAGLAGAMAGPMLAIEVGMGEKILILTFVVIIIGGIGSVRGALVGALLVGLVDTYGRAFMPLFMRSFLDPAAADTVGASISSVAIYVLMAAVLIWRPRGLFQAYGG
- a CDS encoding ABC transporter substrate-binding protein — encoded protein: MNILRTLAASTALAALALASAQSPAQAADPVKIGMITTLSGGGAGLGVDIRDGFELALKQKGGMLGGVATELTVVDDARKVENAKQAVTRMLKKDDVDVVTGIVWSNLAMAVVPTVTRAGKIYISPNAGPSALAGKGCHPNYFNVAWQNDNLHEAMGQYVADKGFKKVYLLAPNYPAGKDALTGFKRFFKGTVAAEVYTKLGQVDYAAEIANLRAAKPDAVFFFLPGGMGINFVKQYAQAGLTKTTPLFGPAFSFDEGILKAVGKAAVGVMNSSQYTHDLDNAANKAFVAAFKEAYGRTPSLYASQGYDAALLLDGAIAKVGGKVSDTEAFRAAIKAAPFTSIRGSFKFGSNNHPVQDIYVREVVAAGEGVTNKTVGKVFTGHADAYAAQCKM
- a CDS encoding ABC transporter substrate-binding protein, giving the protein MFLRKWMVQGLALVAGSVLAAQGALAAELVIYAKAEGPPKHYLDDEGQPKGYAIDIAVDAVQRAGYTPIVINLPWKRAQTESGQGGGVITAFSVTDERRETFLFTQPMYIDHVLLWQPREHPFAFEAFDDLVGKVIGIPRGSRYSGDFETIRSKLDLYEDSHHSNRLMMLKLGRLDAAIFSGDRASFKYHAAQAGLDPAEFTPAEKVISHDTNHIGVPLALKGFDPKEVRARLEIAISDMKADGTIEKILNLYR
- a CDS encoding type II toxin-antitoxin system VapC family toxin; translation: MTVEKMYWDSDCFLGHFQAEQGKAEKCDGVLQRAERGEVLIVTSALTITEVLWLRGGPRLPKDKAELVQKFFRRSHIRVYNVTRKIAEAAQILVWDNNIRPKDAIHVATAIHLGADALETFDAKLIGLSGTVGKPLLMIREPEAPAQGRLNLGGPSEGKNE
- a CDS encoding thioredoxin family protein; protein product: MKHLIFIFSAWFVAAFAPLAVADMSGAPVKGPTVVELFTSQGCSSCPPADAFIGELADRRDVLPLSFHVDYWDYIGWKDPFADPDHTRRQRTYAHRFRQRSVYTPQVVVHGTYEGVGSDRRSVNRLITKARNQGRSIAVNLNRDGDGLKVHLPETHPGVEAEVLLVLYDSEHVTKVRRGENRGETLINRNVVRSMVSLGTWDGMETAFHVDASRLDAAGDACAVLLQEPHGGVIVGAAWTKMAR